The nucleotide sequence TATCTCGTCCTTCCCAGCCACCCACCCTCACCCTATTATTCCAAGGGGACAAAGCACATGGTATTAGCatgttctccctctctgtatCCTTCATGCAACCCAACTTTTTTTGCAAATACTCAACACATCCTTAGCgaataaatatatgaacaaaCAAGTGTATGGGTAATTTCAGAGCAAACAATCAAAGCTACTTTTATTCAGAagcaatgtttttttaaagacagtagGAAACCCTcccatttctttaataattttccccctttctcatttcttaagttaattccatttttatagacCCCTACTGACAAAGAAGAAAGGATCTAGCCATTTAGTCTTTCTTACCATATATAGGAGTAAAACTAAACAGATAATTATTTTATAGGAggataaaacatttatttaaatggaaacactaatctttattttcatcatgcTGAAGTGTGTGGTTACAAACAATTTCCAATAAAACGCTAtataataagcaaaaaataagttaatacattGTAAACTTACATACAGTTCCATCAATTAACAGGTTTAGGAACAAACACGCCATTTTCCGACTCTGGAGCTACATTTAGTAAAAAACTGCAAACACTCAAACCTTATCAACCCCAAGTAAGACACTAAGGAGCTATTCAAGACTTCTTCAAACCAATTACACgaatgcagttttatttttggttaCAGTCCCCTGCTGTGCACAAGACCATTGGAATGCTGTAacaattacacattttaaaacgGCACAAAGCAAAGCAAGGAGCTAACATGCCAGCCTTACAGAAGCTGTCTTGAAAGTGCAAACTCcgcattttctcttcctgaacCACTAGGATATAAGCACGGGTACCTCGGACGACACGGCAGGGTCAGGAGCATGCTTTCTCTACCACTGGTGGGACATTTAACTTGAACCAAGTCTCCATGCCTTTGAAGATACCTCCGGTTTTAAACAGTGAACAGGTGTCAACTAAATATAGTGCAAATCAAATACCGAGGAGCAAAACGACAGACTAGAGACCGCCCCAGGTCGACCCGCTGTCTCCCCGCCTGGCAGCACGCCCCACGGGCCAACTTCTCTTCAGGTCTTGCCGTGGGAGGCGCGGCGGCGAAGCGAATGCAGGGCGACCACACAGCAGCCCCGCAGCAGCGCTCCGATGTTGTAGACGGGATCGGTCGCCCCCCTCTGAGTACTGAATGCCCACAGAACCGTGGGCACCACCGGGGCAGCCACGGCCAGGAGATCCACCAGGAAGCTGCTGCTCCAGTACTGCCTCCCGACGGCCCCCCGGGGCAGCGGGCGGACGCCGTCTGGTCTCTCCTCCGTGGAGCCTGCAAAATCCAGCTCTCTCATGAAGCGGTTTGCAGGGGCTTCCGGACCCACCGCGGCCGATGGCGTCTCCCCGGGAGACAAAAGGATGGCGGAGTTGGGATTTCTTGGCGTTAGATCAACCAGGAGTGCGGAGACGGACTCGGGGAAGCTTTGTGTCGAGTCAGCCCCGGACTCCTCAGGCGAGGCTGAGCCCGAGGGACAGGGGTCCTGGAGCTTGAGCACATGCCGAATGAGCTCCGAGACCGCAGGGCTGTAGGGCACCACGTCGGTCTGCACGGCCCGCTCCACCAGCGCTCTGGCCTCTTCCTGGCCCACGGCCAGGGGGAGGAGCTCGAGGGCCTGGGCCCCAGGGGCTGAACGAAGAAGCTCCAGGTCGGGGGCctcggtggtggtggtggtggtgatggtggcggcggcggcggtggccgTCACCATCCCATCAAACAGATCCGTGCCGTCGGCCATACTATCTCCCACCAGCAGCTCGCtgccagccccttcctccatgaCCTGCGCCTCCAGAGCCAGCCCATCCGCCATCTTGCCAAAAGGGGTGCTGGGGGCGAAGCTTTTCTCCGGGGAATCGCACGGGAAGTCCAGGCACAGTTCGTCCCTCAGAGAGCCGCTGTGCGCCATCTCCATGCTCTGAAGTAGAGACTCCAGCTTCTTGTTTTGGATGTTTATGTCCACAAAATACTTCTGAATGCCTTTATCTTTATCAGCCAAGCTGCTCCTCATCGTTTCGATGACCTGTCTGAGCTGTTTGATCTCTTTCCTGGCTTCCTTCAGGGCCAGCTGGGCCTCCACGCGGTGGCACTCTTCCTCAATCCAGTCTTCCCTCATGCGGGCCAGCTGGGACTTGAGCTCCATGATCTCGCTTTCCCTGCGGCGAGAAGACACCGCGCGGCTAAGGGAAAGGGCGGCTTTCCACCGCGCAGACGGCCCTGCCGCCGCACGGCCGAGAGCCTGTACTCTTCCCCTTGAAACGCAGAGGCTAAATCACTACTGAGTTTTTCTCTCACAGGTATTAGCCAGGAACTGCCCCCCCTTAATTGTAAAATAGCAAAAATGATAATAACTAGACTCAGAATCAAAAATGCAactgtttgctttctttctgagTGCTCACTGTCAGGCAGTAGTCTAAGTATAAGAATCATCCTCTATTCAGTacctaatatttgaaaatttgttaCGAGATCGCATTAGAGCTTCTTTGCCTGCTTATACACCCATAGCCTACCCTTTCCTATGTCTACACTTCATGGAAGGAAAGTTCGTTTCACTTTTAATTACCCATCACAGACAGAAGGCAGACGGGTTAAGTTATGGCCTGCAGCATTGTTCTGATCATATAataatctgaaattttttttaaattagaaaatgctgCATGTTGCAAAGACTGTGTGAAAAGTTGATTATTCTGTCTCTTCTCAAGGCAAGAGGATGTGGGATCCATCCTACACTGAAGAAAATCCATCCCACTGTTTTAGGTCCTTCACGGGACCCTATCTCAAGATCTTTGTCGAACAATTCTTCCTGACATATCATTTCTTCACAGTCGATATAAATATAAGTCCTCATATTCTCAGTGGATATGAAGACCAGGCAGTGAGGATCCTGGTATATATGAAGGATGGTGTCAGTTTTGCTTCTCTTAGTTTAGATCTGAGTGTTCTCCAGTTCATTGCCTTACCATGCTTCCCTGCCATGAGTGCTCAAACCCTCCGGTAGATTCTCAAATCATAAACAAAGACTTCCAGAAAGTAAGGTCTGACTCATACTATCCTCACCCTGAGTTCACAGCTACCCTGGTCAGAGCTCTATCTGGCTCTCCCAAAATGTTCCAGGAGAAAATCATTAAGCAGAAAATCTGGCCTGCCCCAAGATGTCAAAGGTCTTTTCTCTCCGAGATAAGATCTTGCAAGCATgggctgttttttggtttttgtttttttaccttaaCACTTAGCCAAGAATAATGAACCTCTTCCTTCAGCACAGAAATAGCTTGCAGGAATCACAATACACATGGTCATCCACGCTCTCAGAGAGATAAACAGGGCTTAATAGGGGTCCCTGTGTGTGACCCTTTCTGCTGGAAGTATGGGATTGTTCCTGCGAGTGTTCCTGCCATTTAAAAATAGCCACCGCACACACCCAACGCTTCATGTCAAAGCTGTACACACCCAGAAAAAGCACGGGGCCCCCTCTAACCTGAGAGGGTCCCCTGAACTCCTGAAACACCAAATCACTCAGGAATACGAAAGGGCTCTTTTGAAAGACTGATTTAGGGAATTTGGCAAAAATTCAAtgagatcatttttctttttttctatttctctagagTGTGGACTTGTATTTCACTTTACGGAAAAAGAAACCATCCTAAATCAGGGTGAAAGGACTGCAGATTCACCTTTCATGAAGTCGGCGCTCAGATTCCTTCAGCTTGGTCTTTAGGTGCCTCACTGTGACCTCTTTCTGCTGCAGAGGAGTCAAATATTGCTCTGGATTTGGGGGCTTGACACCATGATTTTCACCACAAGACATGTACCTTCCAGAGCGCCTGAAATAATCCAAGCAATGAAATGTTACgtcttctgtaaaaaaaaaaaaagttaagacacAGCTAACAGCTTGAGAAGGGATGGCGGCTGTGCACTGGGGTCTTAAACCTCAATAACATGTGCTTCACTTGGGAAGGGCGACTGGAATCTACCTGCCCATCTTAGGACTGCGCATTACTTGAGAGACCGTGCAGAGGGTGTTTGTGGAAAGGGTGGAGACAGTGGAGAGGGAGGATTTTCTATGGCTTAGGAATGACCTCATACAAAATAATGCACAATTGTGCACGGTCCTGCCTGTGGGTTCAGAGTAACACACTGTTAGATGAGAGGACAATGAGCGGGGCAGGCGGGAGGGAAGGCCAGGAGCGAGACGTCCTGACTTTCCACACCGTGTGCCACTGCCTAAACATTCTGATGGTTAGGAGTTGGATTCAAATGGTTCTGAGATCAATCCCCGCTGTGAGGGGGCCCATCTGGAGGAAAGTTTCCTTCTTCCAAAGGGAAAAGGCTACTCCACCGTCACCAGAGTGTGTTTTGTAAGAGAGGTGCCCTGGGTTCGAGAAAACGTCCTGAGCTGGAATGTCAGCCCCTCTCAGGCCTGGCCAAGCGCTGGGCATCCCTGCTGTACAAGAGCTGACGAACGAGAATGGCCACCCAGAAGGAAGGAGACTGAGGGAGGAGGGCTGGCAGCTTCCTCCCTGACTCTGGAGCCAGCCAGGCCGCTACACTCGCCCTGCTCCCCCATGAGCCTGCAGTCCATCCAAGATGGCCTGTGTTCAGCTCCCAACCTTCTAGTGCTCCTGTTGTGGCCCCTTTGGTTGCACAGGTCCTTTTTTCCAGAAcctcctgcccttcccaccccgccccccccccccaactgcccCGGGACTAATGAATTCCTTGCTTGACCTTCAGATTTCATTTCAATGTCATTTCCTCACAGAGGCCTCCTCTGATCCCTCCAGACTGAGCTGGACCCCCTCCTGACTTCTTAAATACACATGCAGCAACAGGTACTCGCAGAACAACCTTAAATGTGTTTTTGTCATTAGATGAGCAACGTCTTTGGTATCCTCTGGGCAGTAAGCATGGGGACCCTCTCTGCCGTTCACTGTCCCATTCCCAGTGCTCTACACGGTGCCTGGCACAACGTGCTACTAACACAAATCTGATGTTTGAATGAACGGTGAACACGAGAGTGATTCTTTCCTGTTCTGAGGGAAAGGCGTAGGTCCCTCCTACTGCCCCGTGCCATTTTTTCCTCCCTGGCCAGTCACTCCTCGGACTGCTGAGCCTTAGCAGAAACTGCTTTGTGTTCTTTCTGCAGCTGCCCTTGAAGGATTCGCTGAgtgcagggaaggaaagagaagtgacTTACTACAGAGTAAGGCAGAGGCTCCAGAGttgcataccttttttttttttttttaagtgtttgaaagAAAACTTACCGAGGAGGGCAAACTCCGAACCAGGAGCTGGAGATGAGTGGCACTCACCTCATGACTGGGCTGCCGTCGCTTCCTTTGTAGGAGCCGGAGTTGCTACTACTTGGGGAGGAAGGCGCGTAACTGGGATGGATGTTAACGGGACTCAGCTGATTCCTGCACAGCATGGACAGAAAGTCCTTCTCCCGTGGGGAGGGCGGGCTGTTGCCAGACTTGTATGACGAAGCTCCATTACTCCGCCCATGGGGACCTCGGCTGGAAGAAAAGCATGTAAAATGTTCACATGCTTGGGGCGACCAGGGCTCAAATGCTAATGCTTGGCTCCGGCGTAAGGCTAGTTACAACTAAGGAAAGCCATTGTACAGAGTTGAAAGGGCAACATAATCACTTAGTGCAAACTGTCCTTACGAGCAGCCCTCGTCCCGCCTGCCTGAGATTTCCTTCCTCTGCCACGAGCACAGGCAACCTCACCCTCTGCCGTTCGCGCAAGTAGTTTCTGACCGTAAAGCTGGTCTTGGATTAATCTCAAATGCTTGCTAAGAGCACAACCCATGTCAAATATTGATTTGGTTGAGGTTCCCTCTGAAGGCTGTTCCAGTACACCTGTTTCAGCTTAAACATGTTTGGGTTTGGTTCATGTTGAGGTAAGAAAACTGCGATAGTTCACTTGGAGTATAAGGAAAAAGGGGTTGTTGCCCTGAAAAGAGGACAGATGAACAGAACAAACGTCTCAAGCCTATAGCTTTAACCacctattttctttccttttctttccatgcTCCAATGACTTAACAGCCTTTATCATTTAACTGCTGAAATGTTGTTAAcagccctctcctggctccctggCCTGTCATCTTGCCCCCTCAGCAAGGAGGCGGATTCTCTGGCTGGAGTGGCCTTTCTCAAATAAAACCGGATGTCACTGTCCTCAAAGCCATTCAGTGGCTCCCCAGTGCCTCACGAGGCCCAATCCCACCTCCCCATCCAACCCATCCTCTACCACTCTCCCTCTGTATTCCAGAATTCCAAACAACTTGCGGTTTCCTGACGACTCACACTCTCCAGCACCTTTATGTTTTTGAACTTACAATTTTTTCTGCCTAGAACATCCTCCTGCTCCCTACCCTAAGCCTTGGGATATTTCTGACTTCGAGACCAATGGGAGCCTACTCCAAGCAGccttctctggcttcttcctTCCCTAGGCTTGCGTACATGTGGCTCCTTGGTGGTCCTAGTACTCTCTGCAAATGTCCATTCTGGAATTTATCTCGTGGCATCACAACCCCACACTGTGTGTCCTTCCCGCCAGACGAGGGCATTCCCAGGGCAGGAGCACAGTCTGTTCTGTCCCCACTGCTTCCTGGCACATGCTGGGAGCTCCCGAAATGACGACTAAATGGATAAACTGAGCCTGAGCCTTGGCACTGCCACTTACTAGGAACTTAGGCAAGTAAGATACTTAATACACAGGGACCCATAATAACCTTTCTTGTCTTCCTCGCAGAGTTGATGTGAATCAAAGAATGCATGTGAATGCATCTGATAAGATGTGAAAGGCAATTCAGCTGTAGGATATTATTACAGGATCAACTGGTTTGGACTTCCCTATTCATCTAGTTCCAGAGATTTGACACCTGCTATGTAAGGAAGCCACCTGAGAATGTTGAAATTACTTAAATAGGATAACAGTTCGGTGTCAGGAATATTTCTTGATGACATTACAAGAGAACAAGAATACCTTTCATACAAAAATACTGCTTTTTGACCATCTCCGTTTTGCAATTTTGATTACAGCTGCATCCAACAGACACATCTCAAGGAGGAACGCGTATAAACGTGAGTGTGTGCGTGGTATACGTATACCTGGCTCTGAAACCACACTTACTTAAAATCAAATGCAATTTCAACTAGCTGTCAACCCAGTAAatcacatataaatgaaacatCACCAAATTCTAAAGTGAAAaagttctttccttttgaaatCATCCAGATAGACTCTGCCTCCTTTTTGTGAGAAGGGGACACTTTATATGGAACAGATGGGCTGATGGCTTTGTGACAAACCAACTCCAGCAGCCAGTGGTGCTGGGCTGAGCAGCGGAAGAGAACACGGGCTCCGGCAAACCCCACGCTACTTTCCTCAGCCCACCCTAAACCCCTTGGTGTGGTGGACAAGGAGAATGCGGTCCACACAGAGGAGACAGAATTCTGCTGACCCTGTCCCTTCCTGCACACCTGAACACAGTAAATGGAAGTGAAGAGAAGGAGAACCTTACAAGGGGCCCAGGTGAATTtctatccccctcccccagcccccgacGTTGTCCTTTACTTCAAGGCAACAATACTATCATTGTCATCACCATGATtactgttatgggctgaatcgTGCCCCCCCCCAATTCATAATGTGGAAGTCCCAACCCCCAGTCCCtaagaatgtgactgtatttggaagcATGGCTTTTAAGAAAGGTAATTAAATCCAATTCAATCCTATTCCAATtcgactagtgtccttataagaagaggaaacgtggacagaggcccagagaaaggtTCTGTTGTAGAAGCAGAGACAAGATGGCCATCactaagccaaggagagaggcttccaAAGAAGCCaatcctgctgacacctggatcttggacttctagcccccAGAATTGTGAGAAGGTGAGTTCCTGCTGTGTGAGCCCCCCAGTCTGTGATGTTTTGTGACGGCAGCCTGAGCAAACTAAGATGATCATCATCACCACTGTCATCATCTTCATTATGTCcatcagtattatttttatcactacTAATGAAAATATCCATTTACGACCCTTTTATGAAATTCCGGGCACCATGTTAAGCACTCatacattagctcatttaattcagTGAGGTGGCTGCCACttattacccccattttccaGAACAGTAAGGCTCGGGGCTCTGGCTCATGTACATAATAAATAATGGAGGATAAACTCAAGCCCACGTCTCTCTGAATCCAaattccaaaaaatttttttttccttctcacttcTATCTGCCCTTGGTCAGATGAGGATTTTAGTTTAAGAAAGAGAAttcctcaggggtgcctggatggcgcATTCGGTTACATGTCCagctcttggttctggctcaggtcatgatctcagggtattgGGATTAAACCCTGAGCTCAGTctagaatctgcttaagactctccttcttcctctgttccccgccccaaaataaataaataaataaatctttaaaaaaaaaaagagaaaaaattcctCAGAGATGTCAGCAGAGCTGGTGTTCTGTAAGAAGAGATCATTTGTAAatctttaagttttgtttttaaaatccaatcAGAAATATTCTCACCAACTCCacctgtcatttatttttcccatcccttcaccAAATGTTCCTGCTCGTCTTCCTCTCAGGAGCTAATTCTCCACagagaaaattcatttattatagGAGGAGCAAGCCATTTAAAAGGATCATAAGCTATTATAAAGTTTGGCAAGGATACCCGACCCATCTAGGAGCTGTCCTCAATGCACCGTCCTGTAGAACacaaaaattatgtgaaatgcCCGAGATATCCCATCACAGAAATCTACTGACTGTGCTCTGTGCCTgggccagattaaaaaaaaaaaagtgaggataaTGGCTAGAACACTGCCAATTCCAATTTTCCATCTATTAAGCATGTATCTGATTTGCACATAGTTCTATTTAGCTATTTTATGTTTAACATCAATTTTTAGTCATTTGGAGAAACCACGGATTCCAGACTAGACGATTTTCTCTAAGTCACTCAGTATTGTTGACATTACCTTGGAATTTAACCACAAACACAAATTCTTTTGAGATGCTTAATAAAATTGGCTTCTCTGACaggccatttcttttttctcttgctctctgttcTTTGATACCTTGTACTATAGGTATGTGCCAATTTTCTTGAATGGGTTAGATAAATGGTTTATTCTCAGCAAGCCACACTGATTTATAcagaaaatgtttatattcatattctGTGATCCCAGAGgtactttatttccaaaatagaTTGTGTTTGGGGATAGAACAATTGTGCTTTTTCATTGTGGACTTCACTCTTTTGTCACAGGTTTCTCTGgcttcagctttatttttaacaataaaactgTGCACTAGGGTGTCTCAGAGGTCCCTTTATAAACATCAGCTAAATGTTCTGCTCACTGAAGAGACATGGGAAATATCTGCTTGTTGAATCCTGGGAATGCAAGTTTTTAGAAACTAATCAGTTTTTCTCCATGAAGGGACCTTAAAAATTATGTGGTCCGACCCTCTTTTTACAAACTTGGACACCGTGGCCCAGGAAAgtcaagtgatttgcccaaaatCTAAAGACAAATCATCCTCAGAGGTCTTGCTGCTCACTCCATTGAATTGTTCGGGTCCCTGGCTCAGAGCTCACTGTATCACAGAGGTCTCCTAGAACCAGcctatccaaaatatatcagaCATCCCATTACTCTCAATATCCTTTCTctgtgtgcttttaaaaataattatattatgtatttattgtctttcttttcctactAGAATGAATATAATTTCCACAAAGTTTTGTTTACTGCCATATCTCCAGAACctcatagtagatgctcaataaatacttattgaatgaacaAAGTCACGGATAACAGGAGAGAATCCTGGGCTTACAACC is from Zalophus californianus isolate mZalCal1 chromosome 4, mZalCal1.pri.v2, whole genome shotgun sequence and encodes:
- the SYBU gene encoding syntabulin isoform X5; the protein is MVGEGSIQSSRYKKEPKSGLVKPGSEADFSSSSSTGSISAPEVHMSAAGSKRSSFSRNRGPHGRSNGASSYKSGNSPPSPREKDFLSMLCRNQLSPVNIHPSYAPSSPSSSNSGSYKGSDGSPVMRRSGRYMSCGENHGVKPPNPEQYLTPLQQKEVTVRHLKTKLKESERRLHERESEIMELKSQLARMREDWIEEECHRVEAQLALKEARKEIKQLRQVIETMRSSLADKDKGIQKYFVDINIQNKKLESLLQSMEMAHSGSLRDELCLDFPCDSPEKSFAPSTPFGKMADGLALEAQVMEEGAGSELLVGDSMADGTDLFDGMVTATAAAATITTTTTTEAPDLELLRSAPGAQALELLPLAVGQEEARALVERAVQTDVVPYSPAVSELIRHVLKLQDPCPSGSASPEESGADSTQSFPESVSALLVDLTPRNPNSAILLSPGETPSAAVGPEAPANRFMRELDFAGSTEERPDGVRPLPRGAVGRQYWSSSFLVDLLAVAAPVVPTVLWAFSTQRGATDPVYNIGALLRGCCVVALHSLRRRASHGKT
- the SYBU gene encoding syntabulin isoform X3; amino-acid sequence: MGPLRETKKEQRVQHHEKEITRSRIPRLILRPHLPQQQHKVSPASESPFSEEESREFNAGSSGRSARTISSNSFCSDDTGCPSSQSVSPVKTPSDTGNSPVGFCPGSDEDFSRKKCTVGMVGEGSIQSSRYKKEPKSGLVKPGSEADFSSSSSTGSISAPEVHMSAAGSKRSSFSRNRGPHGRSNGASSYKSGNSPPSPREKDFLSMLCRNQLSPVNIHPSYAPSSPSSSNSGSYKGSDGSPVMRRSGRYMSCGENHGVKPPNPEQYLTPLQQKEVTVRHLKTKLKESERRLHERESEIMELKSQLARMREDWIEEECHRVEAQLALKEARKEIKQLRQVIETMRSSLADKDKGIQKYFVDINIQNKKLESLLQSMEMAHSGSLRDELCLDFPCDSPEKSFAPSTPFGKMADGLALEAQVMEEGAGSELLVGDSMADGTDLFDGMVTATAAAATITTTTTTEAPDLELLRSAPGAQALELLPLAVGQEEARALVERAVQTDVVPYSPAVSELIRHVLKLQDPCPSGSASPEESGADSTQSFPESVSALLVDLTPRNPNSAILLSPGETPSAAVGPEAPANRFMRELDFAGSTEERPDGVRPLPRGAVGRQYWSSSFLVDLLAVAAPVVPTVLWAFSTQRGATDPVYNIGALLRGCCVVALHSLRRRASHGKT
- the SYBU gene encoding syntabulin isoform X1, yielding MARWAPSGRERVPPPGRRQRRRGDPAGSRAMGPLRETKKEQRVQHHEKEITRSRIPRLILRPHLPQQQHKVSPASESPFSEEESREFNAGSSGRSARTISSNSFCSDDTGCPSSQSVSPVKTPSDTGNSPVGFCPGSDEDFSRKKCTVGMVGEGSIQSSRYKKEPKSGLVKPGSEADFSSSSSTGSISAPEVHMSAAGSKRSSFSRNRGPHGRSNGASSYKSGNSPPSPREKDFLSMLCRNQLSPVNIHPSYAPSSPSSSNSGSYKGSDGSPVMRRSGRYMSCGENHGVKPPNPEQYLTPLQQKEVTVRHLKTKLKESERRLHERESEIMELKSQLARMREDWIEEECHRVEAQLALKEARKEIKQLRQVIETMRSSLADKDKGIQKYFVDINIQNKKLESLLQSMEMAHSGSLRDELCLDFPCDSPEKSFAPSTPFGKMADGLALEAQVMEEGAGSELLVGDSMADGTDLFDGMVTATAAAATITTTTTTEAPDLELLRSAPGAQALELLPLAVGQEEARALVERAVQTDVVPYSPAVSELIRHVLKLQDPCPSGSASPEESGADSTQSFPESVSALLVDLTPRNPNSAILLSPGETPSAAVGPEAPANRFMRELDFAGSTEERPDGVRPLPRGAVGRQYWSSSFLVDLLAVAAPVVPTVLWAFSTQRGATDPVYNIGALLRGCCVVALHSLRRRASHGKT
- the SYBU gene encoding syntabulin isoform X4, with the protein product MGPLRETKEQRVQHHEKEITRSRIPRLILRPHLPQQQHKVSPASESPFSEEESREFNAGSSGRSARTISSNSFCSDDTGCPSSQSVSPVKTPSDTGNSPVGFCPGSDEDFSRKKCTVGMVGEGSIQSSRYKKEPKSGLVKPGSEADFSSSSSTGSISAPEVHMSAAGSKRSSFSRNRGPHGRSNGASSYKSGNSPPSPREKDFLSMLCRNQLSPVNIHPSYAPSSPSSSNSGSYKGSDGSPVMRRSGRYMSCGENHGVKPPNPEQYLTPLQQKEVTVRHLKTKLKESERRLHERESEIMELKSQLARMREDWIEEECHRVEAQLALKEARKEIKQLRQVIETMRSSLADKDKGIQKYFVDINIQNKKLESLLQSMEMAHSGSLRDELCLDFPCDSPEKSFAPSTPFGKMADGLALEAQVMEEGAGSELLVGDSMADGTDLFDGMVTATAAAATITTTTTTEAPDLELLRSAPGAQALELLPLAVGQEEARALVERAVQTDVVPYSPAVSELIRHVLKLQDPCPSGSASPEESGADSTQSFPESVSALLVDLTPRNPNSAILLSPGETPSAAVGPEAPANRFMRELDFAGSTEERPDGVRPLPRGAVGRQYWSSSFLVDLLAVAAPVVPTVLWAFSTQRGATDPVYNIGALLRGCCVVALHSLRRRASHGKT
- the SYBU gene encoding syntabulin isoform X6 translates to MKVYGANLLSSEADFSSSSSTGSISAPEVHMSAAGSKRSSFSRNRGPHGRSNGASSYKSGNSPPSPREKDFLSMLCRNQLSPVNIHPSYAPSSPSSSNSGSYKGSDGSPVMRRSGRYMSCGENHGVKPPNPEQYLTPLQQKEVTVRHLKTKLKESERRLHERESEIMELKSQLARMREDWIEEECHRVEAQLALKEARKEIKQLRQVIETMRSSLADKDKGIQKYFVDINIQNKKLESLLQSMEMAHSGSLRDELCLDFPCDSPEKSFAPSTPFGKMADGLALEAQVMEEGAGSELLVGDSMADGTDLFDGMVTATAAAATITTTTTTEAPDLELLRSAPGAQALELLPLAVGQEEARALVERAVQTDVVPYSPAVSELIRHVLKLQDPCPSGSASPEESGADSTQSFPESVSALLVDLTPRNPNSAILLSPGETPSAAVGPEAPANRFMRELDFAGSTEERPDGVRPLPRGAVGRQYWSSSFLVDLLAVAAPVVPTVLWAFSTQRGATDPVYNIGALLRGCCVVALHSLRRRASHGKT
- the SYBU gene encoding syntabulin isoform X2 → MARWAPSGRERVPPPGRRQRRRGDPAGSRAMGPLRETKEQRVQHHEKEITRSRIPRLILRPHLPQQQHKVSPASESPFSEEESREFNAGSSGRSARTISSNSFCSDDTGCPSSQSVSPVKTPSDTGNSPVGFCPGSDEDFSRKKCTVGMVGEGSIQSSRYKKEPKSGLVKPGSEADFSSSSSTGSISAPEVHMSAAGSKRSSFSRNRGPHGRSNGASSYKSGNSPPSPREKDFLSMLCRNQLSPVNIHPSYAPSSPSSSNSGSYKGSDGSPVMRRSGRYMSCGENHGVKPPNPEQYLTPLQQKEVTVRHLKTKLKESERRLHERESEIMELKSQLARMREDWIEEECHRVEAQLALKEARKEIKQLRQVIETMRSSLADKDKGIQKYFVDINIQNKKLESLLQSMEMAHSGSLRDELCLDFPCDSPEKSFAPSTPFGKMADGLALEAQVMEEGAGSELLVGDSMADGTDLFDGMVTATAAAATITTTTTTEAPDLELLRSAPGAQALELLPLAVGQEEARALVERAVQTDVVPYSPAVSELIRHVLKLQDPCPSGSASPEESGADSTQSFPESVSALLVDLTPRNPNSAILLSPGETPSAAVGPEAPANRFMRELDFAGSTEERPDGVRPLPRGAVGRQYWSSSFLVDLLAVAAPVVPTVLWAFSTQRGATDPVYNIGALLRGCCVVALHSLRRRASHGKT